A stretch of Telopea speciosissima isolate NSW1024214 ecotype Mountain lineage chromosome 11, Tspe_v1, whole genome shotgun sequence DNA encodes these proteins:
- the LOC122644843 gene encoding uncharacterized protein LOC122644843: protein MPTMEQYVGTTDPEDHLETFKSLLFFQGASDAIMCRAFLSTLKGAARQWFSRLPPCFLSNFTDLGRAFLAHFVSSRVHKKTVVNLLAIKQCRDESIRDFLTRFNKAALEVRNLDQTVMFQALHSGIRDVELKKSLIMDEPGDMYELFSCCEKYINLVEVLTAEKEDKPEKKGQEKKDESVREAGSKRN, encoded by the coding sequence ATGCCGACCATGGAACAATATGTGGGTACCACAGATCCAGAGGATCACTTGGAAACCTTCAAGTCCTTGCTGTTCTTTCAGGGTGCCTCTGACGCAATCATGTGTAGAGCTTTTCTGTCCACTCTGAAAGGGGCGGCACGACAGTGGTTCTCAAGACTTCCCCCATGCTTTCTTTCTAATTTTACTGATCTGGGGAGGGCTTTCTTGGCTCACTTTGTGAGTAGTAGAGTCCACAAAAAGACAGTCGTCAATTTGCTAGCCATAAAGCAGTGCCGCGATGAGTCAATCAGAGACTTTCTGACAAGATTCAATAAAGCAGCCTTGGAAGTACGTAATCTGGATCAGACGGTGATGTTTCAAGCATTACATAGTGGCATTCGAGATGTAGAGTTAAAAAAGTCTTTGATTATGGATGAACCAGGGGATATGTATGAGTTATTCTCGTGTTGCGAGAAATACATCAATTTAGTTGAAGTTCTCACAGCAGAGAAGGAAGATAAACCCGAGAAGAAaggccaagaaaagaaagacgaGTCAGTTCGGGAAGCCGGTTCAAAGCGCAACTGA